Proteins co-encoded in one Haloarcula sp. DT43 genomic window:
- a CDS encoding transcription initiation factor IIB, whose translation MSTTVTHCPECDGSVKQQGVESVCSHCGLVVGEDAIDPGPEWRSFDDDDTDRARTGAPLTRSRHDRGLSTEIGRSTRLKGRKRRQFARLRREHNRAQISSKRERNKVYAFTEIRRIVGSMALSDAIRDRACVLFESAQNEDLLQGRTLEGFAAAAVYATCRTEGVARTVDELCTVAKATRAELRAAYDALNRELGLPTGPIDPREYVPRFATALDLPTAVRQRAEALVDEARERGLVSGRNPAGVAAACLYTAAREQDVALTQAEAAATADVTPVTLRGTYTELQE comes from the coding sequence ATGAGCACGACAGTGACGCACTGTCCGGAATGTGATGGGTCGGTCAAACAGCAGGGCGTCGAGTCGGTCTGCAGTCACTGCGGCCTGGTCGTCGGCGAGGACGCCATCGACCCCGGGCCGGAGTGGCGCTCCTTCGACGATGACGACACCGACCGGGCACGCACGGGTGCACCGTTGACGCGGTCCCGTCACGACCGCGGCCTCTCGACGGAAATCGGCCGGTCGACGCGGCTGAAAGGACGCAAGCGCCGCCAGTTCGCCCGCCTCCGGCGCGAGCACAACCGCGCGCAGATAAGCTCGAAACGCGAGCGGAACAAGGTGTACGCCTTCACGGAAATCCGGCGTATCGTCGGTTCGATGGCGCTCTCGGACGCGATACGCGACCGGGCCTGCGTACTGTTCGAGTCCGCACAGAACGAGGACCTGCTCCAGGGGCGGACGCTGGAAGGGTTCGCGGCCGCGGCCGTCTACGCCACCTGTCGGACCGAGGGCGTCGCCCGGACCGTCGACGAACTCTGTACCGTTGCCAAGGCGACCCGGGCGGAGCTTCGGGCGGCCTACGACGCCCTGAACCGGGAGCTCGGACTGCCGACGGGGCCCATCGACCCGCGGGAGTACGTGCCGCGGTTCGCGACGGCGCTGGACCTGCCGACGGCGGTCCGACAGCGCGCGGAGGCGCTCGTCGACGAGGCGCGGGAGCGTGGGCTGGTCAGCGGGCGGAACCCGGCCGGCGTGGCGGCAGCGTGTCTCTACACCGCGGCTCGGGAGCAGGACGTGGCGCTCACACAGGCCGAGGCGGCGGCGACGGCGGACGTGACGCCGGTCACGCTGCGGGGCACCTACACCGAACTACAGGAGTAG
- a CDS encoding MinD/ParA family ATP-binding protein, translated as MILAVTGGKGGVGKSTIAYNLAAELDALDRPDAPANAGGVVVDGDLGMADLPSSRGPDLHDVLADRADPYEAVREDGPVPLVPCGRTLAGARSADLRGIADVLAALERTYRWVVVDSPAGLHADVGLPLAAADAAVLVTTPEGAALADALRVRALARELDAGLCRVVLNRAGPTPATGAVADRFGAPAVAVPESEPLATAQTHGQPIRETAPETPARDSIRALADAVYSCSSV; from the coding sequence ATGATTCTGGCGGTCACCGGCGGCAAGGGCGGCGTCGGCAAGTCGACTATCGCGTACAACCTCGCGGCGGAACTCGACGCGCTCGACCGACCGGACGCACCCGCGAACGCTGGCGGCGTCGTCGTCGACGGCGACCTCGGGATGGCGGACCTCCCCTCCAGCCGCGGCCCCGACCTCCACGACGTTCTCGCCGACCGCGCCGACCCGTACGAGGCCGTCCGCGAGGACGGGCCCGTGCCCCTCGTTCCCTGCGGGCGGACGCTGGCCGGCGCTCGAAGCGCCGACCTGCGGGGTATCGCGGACGTCCTCGCCGCGCTGGAGCGGACCTACCGCTGGGTCGTCGTGGACTCGCCGGCCGGCCTGCACGCCGACGTGGGACTCCCCCTCGCGGCCGCCGACGCCGCGGTGCTCGTGACGACACCGGAGGGCGCGGCCCTCGCCGACGCGCTCCGCGTCCGGGCGCTGGCCCGCGAACTCGACGCCGGCCTCTGCCGGGTCGTCCTCAACCGCGCCGGCCCGACTCCCGCGACCGGCGCGGTCGCGGACCGATTCGGCGCGCCGGCCGTCGCCGTTCCGGAGAGCGAGCCGCTGGCGACGGCACAGACGCACGGCCAGCCGATTCGAGAAACGGCACCCGAGACGCCGGCGCGGGATTCGATCCGGGCGCTCGCCGACGCCGTCTACTCCTGTAGTTCGGTGTAG
- a CDS encoding DUF7857 domain-containing protein: MVSFDCRAERVDGVTLVTATVDDIAEPTRITVRNRLDGPLWPPRRQGVPEAGWTENGFDGVVGPGTHALGYATPAPPTDQPAELASVEPAPDDVPADERLDSIDAVVRELGDPSPPADAVPTSDPAGAAEGRGRRPDGTAVAQGSEPGPPPAEPRTVRGQRSDQHLPDSVSQWLETVARRVDRAERLAEADSLPAATDAVRAAGGLSGARAVAARGDADEQTLRALARRAERLADRRAAATVPTETLVRLA, encoded by the coding sequence ATGGTTAGCTTCGACTGTCGCGCCGAGCGGGTCGACGGCGTGACGCTCGTCACGGCGACCGTCGACGACATCGCCGAACCGACTCGTATCACCGTCCGGAACCGCCTCGACGGCCCCCTCTGGCCGCCGAGACGACAGGGCGTCCCCGAGGCCGGCTGGACCGAGAACGGCTTCGACGGGGTCGTCGGCCCGGGCACGCACGCCCTCGGGTACGCGACGCCGGCCCCGCCGACCGACCAGCCGGCGGAGTTGGCGAGCGTCGAGCCCGCCCCCGACGACGTGCCGGCGGACGAGCGACTCGACTCCATCGACGCCGTCGTCCGGGAACTCGGTGACCCGTCGCCGCCCGCCGACGCCGTGCCGACGAGCGACCCAGCGGGGGCGGCCGAAGGCCGGGGTCGGCGACCGGACGGGACCGCCGTCGCACAGGGGTCGGAACCGGGGCCGCCGCCGGCCGAACCGCGGACTGTACGAGGGCAGCGGTCGGACCAGCACCTCCCCGACTCCGTGTCGCAGTGGCTCGAAACCGTCGCCCGGCGCGTCGACCGGGCCGAGCGGCTGGCCGAGGCGGACTCGCTGCCGGCGGCGACCGACGCCGTTCGGGCGGCCGGCGGCCTGTCCGGAGCCCGGGCGGTCGCGGCACGCGGCGATGCGGACGAGCAAACGCTCCGGGCGCTGGCCCGGCGGGCCGAGCGGCTCGCCGACCGCCGGGCGGCCGCCACGGTGCCGACCGAGACGCTGGTCCGGCTCGCATGA
- a CDS encoding DUF7856 family protein, whose protein sequence is MKLRVAGTTYTGAVVDLRPRPVDGTALAAGIRGQRCLPAVSCPEPPAVYAYAGHVRSSMGLRTRTALAAAARSQGHETPQDEAIAECRAQLADLDCSPPDLPDPVDPVPAATVDDLRETVAAHRGRLAARRAVGADEGPAQAALRDAATELSERETRRAAARETRELRRERARAYRDALAEQRRLSDELANLRRSARATLVDRCAGAFARAVETVPGPLPDDPFEADPVTAALAVLRVARTPAPVVLETDRFGTPTAAADCLDAPVVRC, encoded by the coding sequence GTGAAGCTCCGCGTCGCCGGGACCACGTACACGGGCGCTGTCGTCGACCTCCGGCCTCGCCCGGTCGATGGGACGGCCCTCGCCGCGGGCATCCGCGGGCAGCGGTGTCTCCCGGCCGTCTCCTGCCCGGAGCCGCCGGCCGTATACGCCTACGCCGGCCACGTCCGTTCGTCGATGGGGCTGCGAACGCGGACCGCGCTCGCGGCCGCCGCCCGGTCGCAGGGGCACGAGACGCCGCAGGACGAGGCTATCGCCGAGTGCCGTGCCCAGTTGGCCGACCTCGACTGTTCGCCGCCGGACCTCCCGGACCCCGTCGACCCGGTTCCGGCGGCGACCGTCGACGACCTGCGGGAGACAGTCGCTGCCCACCGCGGTCGGCTCGCCGCTCGCAGGGCGGTCGGGGCGGACGAGGGACCGGCACAGGCCGCGCTCCGGGACGCCGCGACGGAACTGAGCGAGCGGGAGACGCGCCGGGCCGCCGCCAGGGAGACGCGCGAACTCCGCCGGGAGCGAGCACGCGCCTATCGGGACGCGCTGGCGGAACAGCGGCGACTGTCCGACGAACTGGCCAACCTCCGGCGGAGCGCCCGAGCGACACTCGTCGACCGGTGTGCCGGTGCGTTCGCCCGGGCCGTCGAAACTGTTCCGGGGCCGCTTCCCGACGACCCGTTCGAGGCGGACCCCGTGACGGCCGCCCTGGCCGTCCTCCGGGTCGCTCGGACGCCCGCACCGGTGGTCCTCGAAACGGACCGGTTCGGGACCCCGACGGCCGCGGCGGACTGTCTCGATGCACCGGTCGTCCGCTGCTGA